The following are encoded in a window of Aquipuribacter nitratireducens genomic DNA:
- a CDS encoding TetR/AcrR family transcriptional regulator — translation MVTTHTDPVRGSWRGVRPSQEEIDAAIVDTAAEVFARHGFAGTSVQQVADAVGYSKTGLLRRVTSKQALYDAVIDHVEAYVVDLGGGGTTPTGDAGRRAFLRRVATVAFAHPGVVLLVLEALRTPAEFPRSDRLHELATQLLDDVVAELDAPEDRLRAVLALQLVANAALLPLDPNAPLGDLAAAEVHDVAVESALAVLAPARS, via the coding sequence ATGGTCACCACCCACACCGATCCGGTCCGCGGTTCGTGGCGCGGCGTCCGCCCCTCGCAGGAGGAGATCGACGCGGCCATCGTCGACACCGCCGCCGAGGTCTTCGCCCGTCACGGCTTCGCCGGCACGTCGGTGCAGCAGGTCGCCGACGCCGTCGGGTACTCCAAGACCGGCCTGCTGCGACGCGTCACCTCCAAGCAGGCGCTGTACGACGCCGTCATCGACCACGTCGAGGCCTACGTGGTCGACCTCGGCGGCGGCGGCACCACGCCGACCGGCGACGCGGGGCGACGGGCCTTCCTGCGCCGCGTCGCCACCGTCGCCTTCGCCCACCCGGGGGTCGTCCTCCTCGTCCTCGAGGCGCTCCGCACCCCCGCCGAGTTCCCCCGCTCCGACCGGCTGCACGAGCTCGCCACGCAGCTCCTGGACGACGTGGTCGCCGAGCTCGACGCCCCCGAGGACCGGCTGCGTGCCGTCCTCGCCCTCCAGCTCGTCGCCAACGCGGCCCTGCTCCCGCTCGACCCCAACGCCCCGCTCGGCGACCTCGCCGCCGCCGAGGTCCACGACGTCGCGGTCGAGTCCGCGCTCGCCGTGCTCGCCCCTGCCCGGTCCTGA
- a CDS encoding FAD-binding oxidoreductase, with product MTPTPGSVAPTGGWRSARVAAVDRPGPAAVRLRLDVADRVSHLPGQHYVVRLTAPDGYTASRSYSVASAPGDPLVELYVERLVDGEVSGYLADVLEPGDELEVRGPVGGWFVWDGTTPALAVGGGSGVVPLVSMLRHARDTGRPELLCLVGAARTAASLPYAEEMLDGCTLVALSQEDSPAGRPAGRLRAADLAPLVDGRDAGFVCGSAGFAETASQALVAAGMPADRVRVERFGPSG from the coding sequence GTGACGCCGACCCCCGGGTCCGTCGCCCCGACCGGCGGCTGGCGCAGCGCCCGCGTCGCCGCGGTGGACCGGCCCGGTCCCGCCGCGGTCCGGCTGCGCCTCGACGTCGCCGACCGGGTGAGCCACCTGCCCGGCCAGCACTACGTCGTCCGGCTGACGGCACCCGACGGGTACACCGCCTCCCGGTCCTACTCCGTCGCCTCCGCCCCGGGCGACCCCCTCGTCGAGCTCTACGTCGAGCGACTGGTCGACGGCGAGGTGTCCGGCTACCTCGCCGACGTCCTCGAGCCCGGCGACGAGCTCGAGGTCCGCGGACCCGTCGGCGGCTGGTTCGTGTGGGACGGGACGACGCCCGCGCTCGCCGTCGGAGGCGGCTCCGGTGTCGTGCCGCTGGTCTCCATGCTCCGTCACGCCCGCGACACCGGCCGGCCCGAGCTGCTCTGCCTCGTCGGCGCCGCGCGGACCGCCGCGTCCCTGCCGTACGCGGAGGAGATGCTGGACGGCTGCACCCTCGTCGCGCTGTCGCAGGAGGACTCGCCCGCGGGTCGGCCGGCGGGCCGCCTGCGCGCGGCGGACCTCGCCCCGCTCGTCGACGGGCGCGACGCCGGCTTCGTCTGCGGGTCCGCCGGCTTCGCCGAGACCGCGAGCCAGGCGCTCGTCGCCGCGGGCATGCCGGCCGACCGGGTGCGCGTCGAGCGGTTCGGCCCGAGCGGCTGA
- a CDS encoding molybdopterin-dependent oxidoreductase, with translation MTTRGFTGRPRRSDPRLPPGQYDVGDDWPVLTAEVTPGVDLATWRLVVDGAVGQPSSWSWDELHALPVERVDTDIHCVTTWSKLGTSFTGVRVDHLLAAAGPLPAATHVLARSVTGYTTNLPLADVTGGRAWAVWEHEGRPLPVPHGGPVRLLVPHLYFWKSAKWLERLTLLTADEPGFWERYGYHDRGDPWQQQRYQGD, from the coding sequence GTGACCACCCGCGGGTTCACCGGCCGTCCCCGTCGCAGCGACCCCCGTCTCCCGCCCGGCCAGTACGACGTCGGTGACGACTGGCCCGTCCTCACGGCCGAGGTGACGCCCGGGGTCGACCTGGCGACGTGGCGCCTCGTCGTCGACGGTGCCGTGGGGCAGCCGTCGAGCTGGTCGTGGGACGAGCTGCACGCCCTGCCTGTCGAGCGCGTCGACACCGACATCCACTGCGTGACGACGTGGTCGAAGCTCGGCACCTCGTTCACCGGCGTGCGCGTCGACCACCTCCTCGCCGCCGCCGGGCCGCTGCCGGCGGCGACGCACGTCCTCGCCCGCTCCGTCACCGGGTACACGACGAACCTCCCGCTGGCCGACGTCACCGGCGGCCGGGCGTGGGCCGTGTGGGAGCACGAGGGGCGGCCGCTGCCGGTCCCGCACGGGGGTCCCGTGCGCCTGCTCGTGCCCCACCTGTACTTCTGGAAGAGCGCGAAGTGGCTCGAGCGGCTCACGCTCCTCACCGCCGACGAACCCGGCTTCTGGGAGCGCTACGGCTACCACGACCGGGGTGACCCGTGGCAGCAGCAGCGCTACCAGGGCGACTGA
- a CDS encoding MFS transporter — translation MPAAPAPSLPRPVWVLGAVAFVVALGFGVVVPAIVLFADSFGVGATAVGLAVSAFAFFRFVTGPLGGRLVTRFGERPVLVVGVLVVAVTTGAAGFAPSFAVFIALRAVGGVGSAAFTIAAVTLLLRVAPEHARARATATFQGGFLLGGMVGPAFGGLLTDVAVWLPFLVYAASLVVAALVAQLGLPSPPPAEPVAREAVPLPERLRATRRLLGHPVLAVALVANLGVGWMLFGVRNSLVTLYVVDIGGTATVAGVVLLLGAVAQGLTLRFAGGLADTRGRRPALLLGSWVAAGFVGLLAVPATGVPGLVVAAVAMAGFGVGAAFLASAPGALVADVGRTGGRVAALQMASDLGAVVGPLAAGALVDVSGYPLAFAVSACVVAVAGVAALRMPETAPSVPVRRTDDA, via the coding sequence GTGCCGGCCGCCCCCGCCCCGTCCCTGCCGCGGCCGGTGTGGGTGCTGGGGGCGGTCGCGTTCGTCGTCGCCCTCGGCTTCGGCGTCGTCGTCCCGGCGATCGTGCTGTTCGCCGACTCCTTCGGGGTCGGCGCCACGGCGGTCGGGCTCGCCGTCAGCGCCTTCGCGTTCTTCCGCTTCGTCACCGGGCCGCTGGGCGGCCGCCTCGTCACGCGCTTCGGGGAGCGGCCCGTCCTCGTCGTCGGCGTCCTGGTCGTCGCGGTCACGACCGGGGCCGCGGGGTTCGCGCCGTCGTTCGCCGTCTTCATCGCGCTGCGTGCGGTCGGCGGGGTCGGCTCGGCCGCCTTCACCATCGCGGCGGTCACCCTGCTGCTGCGCGTCGCACCGGAGCACGCCCGGGCCCGGGCGACGGCGACGTTCCAGGGCGGCTTCCTCCTCGGCGGCATGGTCGGCCCGGCCTTCGGTGGGCTCCTGACGGACGTGGCGGTGTGGCTGCCGTTTCTCGTGTACGCCGCGTCCCTCGTCGTCGCCGCGCTCGTCGCGCAGCTGGGGCTGCCCTCTCCCCCTCCCGCCGAGCCCGTGGCGCGGGAGGCGGTGCCGCTGCCCGAGCGCCTGCGGGCGACCCGTCGCCTGCTCGGCCACCCCGTCCTCGCCGTGGCGCTGGTCGCGAACCTCGGCGTCGGCTGGATGCTGTTCGGCGTCCGCAACTCCCTCGTCACCCTCTACGTCGTCGACATCGGCGGGACCGCGACCGTCGCGGGGGTCGTCCTGCTCCTGGGGGCGGTCGCGCAGGGTCTGACGCTGCGGTTCGCCGGCGGGCTCGCGGACACCCGCGGGCGCCGTCCGGCCCTGCTGCTCGGGTCCTGGGTGGCGGCCGGGTTCGTCGGGCTCCTCGCCGTCCCCGCGACGGGCGTGCCCGGCCTCGTCGTCGCCGCGGTCGCCATGGCCGGGTTCGGCGTCGGCGCCGCCTTCCTCGCGAGCGCACCGGGTGCCCTGGTCGCCGACGTCGGCCGTACGGGCGGACGCGTCGCCGCCCTGCAGATGGCCAGCGACCTCGGTGCCGTCGTCGGGCCGCTCGCCGCCGGCGCGCTCGTCGACGTGAGCGGCTACCCGCTCGCCTTCGCCGTGAGCGCGTGTGTGGTCGCGGTCGCCGGCGTGGCCGCGCTCCGGATGCCGGAGACGGCGCCGTCGGTACCGGTCCGGCGCACCGACGACGCCTGA
- a CDS encoding endo-1,4-beta-xylanase: protein MRTWGAALLVLVVAGGLAGPATGAGTTSAGDEPVVVSTDFEDGTTGPWVQNGDATLSVVDDGEGGNALLVAGRVNDYDGIKSPPGLLEPGASYTFSMRVRLAPGTAGSAGVRLVVEPAYTWVGNSTMTADAWTTVSGTYTVPADGDSATQRVYIGTGALAGPYDYLVDDVVITGGPTGPDVETVTSLDFDADSFEPWTQSGSPTLTFVDAAGADGSAGRALSITRTADFDGIQSPLGLLEADREYAFSLRARLPEGASGSAGVRLVLKPAYTWVASGTVDATGWTTITGTYTLPADVDPAETQLYVGTEDTGSTYTVLVDDVVVTAAAEDSGDPDGPVGPGLQTSFEDGLDGWVPRGDGDGDPTLAVTTDYAATGTRSALVSGRSSQGDGIGRDVTGLMTTGTTYEITAQVRFAPGATADDVWLSMQRTGGGATSFDTVGQFAGVTSAGWTRVSATYQVPTADSLFVYFETAYPDGSAGSFLVDDVAITPLEAPEIQDVTPIQDTVPWPVGVAIDQRETTGPAAELLTRHFDQVSAENHMKPEAWYSGSGPETFRLHPQAEAIMDFAVQEDLRVYGHVLVWHSQTPAWFFQAADGSPLTTSEADKQVLRERMRTHVFSVAETLADDYGPFGSEGNPLVAWDVVNEVISDSGEFSDGMRRSEWYRVLGEEFVDLAFVYADEAFNDVYAAEGVDRPVTLFINDYNTELSGKQARYRALVERLLAREVPIDGVGHQFHVSLSLPVQALEDAILAFDDLPLTQVVTELDVTTGTPVTEALLVDQGYYYRDAFRIFREQADELYAVTIWGLTDGRSWRAANGDPLLFDDGLQAKPAYYGVVDGELSARQRSAFVFAGDVPLDGEAVGSPVWDRLPLLPVEDVAAFQLRWEPDHLTAYVTVADTTASAQDEVTFVVGDSSYVVARDGSTDASGVRAVAAEVDGGYVLVVHLPLSGAAEGDLVSFDAVVTDDGTDTAWNEPGALGTLTLVEPLSFTQAVEAVPVAPTVDGDVDDVWSDAQVVTTDTQVSGTGGATAAVRTLWQGQTLYVLAEVSDDEVDTTGSDPWQQDSVEIFLDAGNVKNGPYRYDDTQVRVSAENVVSFGTGDEGFQADRLESATTVVDGGYVVEAAVSLLEYGGLGTFHGFDVQVNDAADGARTGIRTWADPTGAGYQTTARWGVLELVGPAFVPDPAVEVGSWLVAAGGTLDLSVSGFVPGSEVEVVLRDERGGAPSEVVVATVTAGPDGSATVAAVVPQDVRKGPHTLLVRSGDLVAGLDRDVVVRGGPAGRGPR from the coding sequence GTGAGGACATGGGGGGCGGCACTGCTCGTCCTCGTCGTGGCGGGGGGCCTCGCGGGCCCCGCCACAGGAGCGGGCACCACGTCGGCGGGCGACGAGCCCGTCGTCGTCAGCACCGACTTCGAGGACGGCACCACGGGACCGTGGGTGCAGAACGGGGACGCGACCCTGTCCGTCGTCGACGACGGCGAGGGCGGCAACGCGCTGCTCGTCGCGGGCCGGGTCAACGACTACGACGGCATCAAGAGCCCTCCCGGGCTCCTCGAGCCGGGCGCGAGCTACACCTTCTCGATGCGCGTGCGGCTCGCTCCCGGCACCGCCGGCAGCGCAGGGGTCCGCCTCGTCGTCGAGCCCGCCTACACGTGGGTCGGCAACTCGACGATGACCGCGGACGCGTGGACGACCGTCAGCGGCACGTACACCGTGCCCGCCGACGGCGACAGCGCCACCCAGCGCGTCTACATCGGCACCGGCGCCCTCGCCGGGCCCTACGACTACCTCGTCGACGACGTCGTCATCACCGGCGGGCCGACCGGTCCCGACGTCGAGACCGTCACGTCCCTCGACTTCGACGCCGACTCGTTCGAGCCGTGGACGCAGAGCGGGTCGCCGACGCTGACGTTCGTCGACGCCGCCGGGGCCGACGGGAGCGCCGGTCGCGCCCTCAGCATCACGCGCACCGCGGACTTCGACGGCATCCAGTCCCCGCTCGGCCTCCTCGAGGCCGACCGCGAGTACGCGTTCTCGCTGCGGGCCCGCCTGCCCGAGGGCGCCAGCGGCAGCGCAGGCGTGCGCCTCGTGCTCAAGCCGGCCTACACCTGGGTCGCGAGCGGCACCGTCGACGCGACGGGCTGGACGACGATCACCGGCACCTACACGCTGCCCGCCGACGTCGACCCCGCCGAGACGCAGCTCTACGTCGGCACGGAGGACACCGGCTCGACCTACACCGTGCTCGTCGACGACGTCGTCGTCACCGCCGCAGCCGAGGACTCCGGCGACCCCGACGGTCCCGTCGGTCCCGGCCTGCAGACCTCCTTCGAGGACGGTCTCGACGGCTGGGTGCCGCGCGGTGACGGCGACGGCGACCCGACGCTCGCCGTGACGACCGACTACGCGGCCACCGGCACCCGGTCGGCGCTCGTGAGCGGGCGCAGCAGCCAGGGCGACGGCATCGGCCGCGACGTCACGGGCCTCATGACCACGGGCACCACCTACGAGATCACCGCGCAGGTGCGCTTCGCGCCCGGCGCCACGGCGGACGACGTCTGGCTCAGCATGCAGCGCACCGGCGGCGGGGCCACCTCCTTCGACACCGTGGGGCAGTTCGCCGGCGTCACCTCGGCCGGCTGGACCCGGGTGAGCGCCACCTACCAGGTGCCGACCGCGGACTCGCTCTTCGTCTACTTCGAGACCGCCTACCCCGACGGCTCGGCGGGCAGCTTCCTCGTCGACGACGTCGCGATCACCCCGCTCGAGGCGCCGGAGATCCAGGACGTCACCCCGATCCAGGACACCGTCCCGTGGCCGGTCGGGGTCGCCATCGACCAGCGCGAGACCACCGGCCCCGCGGCGGAGCTGCTCACCCGGCACTTCGACCAGGTGAGCGCCGAGAACCACATGAAGCCGGAGGCCTGGTACTCCGGCAGCGGGCCGGAGACGTTCCGCCTCCACCCGCAGGCGGAGGCGATCATGGACTTCGCCGTGCAGGAGGACCTGCGCGTGTACGGCCACGTCCTCGTGTGGCACAGCCAGACGCCGGCGTGGTTCTTCCAGGCCGCGGACGGCTCGCCGCTCACGACGAGCGAGGCCGACAAGCAGGTGCTGCGCGAGCGGATGCGGACGCACGTCTTCTCCGTCGCCGAGACGCTGGCGGACGACTACGGGCCCTTCGGCAGCGAGGGGAACCCCCTCGTCGCCTGGGACGTCGTCAACGAGGTCATCTCGGACTCCGGGGAGTTCTCCGACGGCATGCGCCGCAGCGAGTGGTACCGGGTCCTCGGTGAGGAGTTCGTCGACCTCGCGTTCGTCTACGCCGACGAGGCGTTCAACGACGTCTACGCGGCGGAGGGCGTCGACCGCCCCGTCACCCTCTTCATCAACGACTACAACACGGAGCTGTCGGGCAAGCAGGCGCGCTACCGGGCGCTCGTGGAGCGGCTGCTCGCCCGCGAGGTGCCGATCGACGGCGTGGGGCACCAGTTCCACGTCAGCCTCTCGCTGCCCGTCCAGGCGCTGGAGGACGCGATCCTCGCCTTCGACGACCTGCCCCTCACCCAGGTCGTCACCGAGCTCGACGTCACGACCGGCACCCCGGTCACCGAGGCGCTGCTCGTCGACCAGGGCTACTACTACCGCGACGCCTTCCGGATCTTCCGCGAGCAGGCCGACGAGCTGTACGCGGTGACGATCTGGGGCCTGACCGACGGGCGCAGCTGGCGCGCGGCCAACGGCGACCCGCTGCTGTTCGACGACGGCCTGCAGGCGAAGCCCGCGTACTACGGCGTCGTCGACGGGGAGCTGTCCGCCCGGCAGCGCTCGGCCTTCGTCTTCGCCGGTGACGTGCCGCTCGACGGCGAGGCCGTCGGCTCCCCGGTCTGGGACCGCCTGCCGCTGCTGCCGGTGGAGGACGTCGCGGCCTTCCAGCTGCGCTGGGAGCCGGACCACCTCACCGCCTACGTCACCGTCGCCGACACCACCGCGTCGGCCCAGGACGAGGTGACGTTCGTCGTCGGCGACAGCTCGTACGTCGTCGCTCGGGACGGGTCCACCGACGCCTCCGGCGTCCGGGCGGTCGCGGCGGAGGTCGACGGCGGCTACGTGCTCGTCGTCCACCTGCCGCTGTCCGGTGCGGCGGAGGGCGACCTCGTGTCCTTCGACGCGGTCGTCACCGACGACGGCACCGACACGGCGTGGAACGAGCCGGGCGCGCTCGGCACGCTCACGCTCGTGGAGCCGCTGTCGTTCACGCAGGCCGTCGAGGCCGTCCCGGTCGCCCCGACCGTCGACGGCGACGTCGACGACGTGTGGTCCGACGCCCAGGTCGTCACGACCGACACGCAGGTCTCGGGCACCGGCGGGGCCACCGCCGCCGTCCGCACCCTGTGGCAGGGCCAGACCCTCTACGTGCTCGCCGAGGTGAGCGACGACGAGGTCGACACGACCGGATCGGACCCGTGGCAGCAGGACTCCGTCGAGATCTTCCTCGACGCGGGGAACGTCAAGAACGGGCCCTACCGCTACGACGACACGCAGGTCCGCGTCAGCGCGGAGAACGTCGTGTCGTTCGGGACCGGTGACGAGGGCTTCCAGGCCGACCGGCTCGAGAGCGCGACGACGGTCGTCGACGGCGGGTACGTCGTCGAGGCCGCGGTCAGCCTCCTCGAGTACGGCGGGCTCGGTACCTTCCACGGCTTCGACGTCCAGGTGAACGACGCCGCGGACGGGGCCCGCACGGGTATCCGGACGTGGGCGGACCCGACCGGCGCCGGCTACCAGACGACTGCCCGCTGGGGCGTCCTGGAGCTCGTCGGGCCGGCGTTCGTCCCCGACCCCGCGGTCGAGGTCGGCTCGTGGCTCGTGGCGGCGGGCGGCACGCTCGACCTCTCCGTGTCCGGCTTCGTGCCGGGCAGCGAGGTCGAGGTCGTCCTGCGCGACGAGCGCGGCGGGGCCCCGTCCGAGGTCGTCGTCGCGACGGTGACGGCCGGACCCGACGGCAGCGCGACGGTCGCCGCGGTGGTGCCTCAGGACGTGCGGAAGGGACCGCACACCCTGCTGGTGCGCTCCGGTGACCTCGTCGCCGGGCTCGACCGCGACGTCGTCGTCCGCGGTGGGCCGGCGGGTCGGGGCCCGCGCTGA
- a CDS encoding glycoside hydrolase family 3 N-terminal domain-containing protein, translated as MTHVLGAPTTTEPASDRVRDLLGRMTLEEKLGQLVGLWIGAGADGGDVVAPLQDAMVGDVPPELDGFAVHGLGHLTRVFGTKPLAPAAGRKVLRNAQRWLQQNTRLGIPAIAHEECLTGLAAWQATTFPTPLAWGASFDADLVREMGRAIGESMAALGVHQGLAPVLDVVRDARWGRVEECIGEDPFLVGEVGTAYVQGLQDTGVVATLKHFVGYSASRAGRNLAPVHAGPREIADVLLVPFEMAVLDGGVRSVMHSYAEVDGVPVAADPRLLTGLLRERWGFDGTLVADYFGVAFLHTLHGVAADLGDAAAQALEAGVDVELPTGNAYLAPLAEQVRAGRVPEALVDRAVVRVLRQKEELGLLDADFVDDGRDSDVDLDPPAHRELAARLAEESVVLLANDGVLPLRPRAHVAVIGPNADRHEALFGCYSFVNHVLAHHPGTATGIEAPTVLAALRDELLSTHVSYARGCAVDDDDRSQLASAVATAQGADVAVLVVGDQAGLFGRGTVGEGCDRDDLELPGVQRDLVEAVLATGTPVVLVLVTGRPYAIGWAVERCAAVVQAFFPGQEGAAAVAGVLSGRVNPSGRLPVSLPRSAGAQPASYLHPTLGGASSVSNVETAPVLPFGHGLSYTTFAHDALDVPAQVPTGGRLDVSVRVRNTGERAGTEVVQLYARDLVASVTRPVAQLLGWARVPLAPGESAVVHLQVPTTRLALSDRRMHRVVEPGDVELWVGTPVERRVCARVELVGGVHEVGTGDERLSTSRVERGAPAGEG; from the coding sequence ATGACGCACGTGCTCGGTGCACCGACGACGACGGAGCCGGCCTCGGACCGGGTCCGCGACCTCCTGGGACGTATGACGCTCGAGGAGAAGCTCGGGCAGCTCGTCGGGCTCTGGATCGGGGCGGGCGCCGACGGCGGCGACGTCGTCGCGCCCCTGCAGGACGCCATGGTCGGCGACGTGCCGCCGGAGCTCGACGGGTTCGCCGTCCACGGGCTCGGTCACCTCACGCGGGTGTTCGGCACGAAGCCGCTCGCGCCGGCGGCGGGCCGCAAGGTCCTGCGCAACGCGCAGCGCTGGCTGCAGCAGAACACCCGCCTCGGGATCCCCGCGATCGCCCACGAGGAGTGCCTCACCGGCCTCGCCGCGTGGCAGGCGACGACCTTCCCGACGCCGCTCGCGTGGGGGGCGAGCTTCGACGCCGACCTCGTGCGGGAGATGGGCCGCGCGATCGGCGAGAGCATGGCCGCCCTGGGCGTCCACCAGGGCCTGGCGCCCGTCCTCGACGTCGTGCGCGACGCGCGCTGGGGACGGGTCGAGGAGTGCATCGGCGAGGACCCGTTCCTCGTCGGCGAGGTCGGCACCGCGTACGTGCAGGGCCTGCAGGACACCGGCGTCGTCGCGACCCTCAAGCACTTCGTCGGGTACTCCGCCTCGCGCGCCGGTCGCAACCTCGCCCCCGTGCACGCCGGGCCGCGGGAGATCGCCGACGTCCTGCTGGTCCCCTTCGAGATGGCCGTCCTCGACGGCGGCGTCCGTTCGGTCATGCACTCCTACGCCGAGGTCGACGGGGTCCCGGTCGCGGCCGACCCGCGGCTGCTGACGGGCCTGCTGCGGGAGCGGTGGGGCTTCGACGGCACGCTGGTGGCCGACTACTTCGGCGTCGCGTTCCTCCACACCCTGCACGGCGTGGCCGCCGATCTCGGCGACGCCGCCGCGCAGGCGCTGGAGGCCGGGGTCGACGTCGAGCTGCCGACGGGCAACGCCTACCTCGCGCCGCTCGCGGAGCAGGTGCGTGCGGGCCGGGTGCCGGAGGCCCTCGTCGACCGGGCGGTCGTGCGCGTCCTGCGGCAGAAGGAGGAGCTCGGGCTGCTCGACGCCGACTTCGTCGACGACGGCCGTGACAGCGACGTGGACCTCGACCCGCCGGCTCACCGGGAGCTCGCCGCGCGGCTGGCGGAGGAGTCCGTCGTGCTGCTGGCGAACGACGGGGTGCTGCCGCTCCGGCCGCGCGCGCACGTCGCGGTGATCGGCCCGAACGCCGACCGGCACGAGGCGCTGTTCGGCTGCTACTCCTTCGTCAACCACGTCCTCGCGCACCACCCGGGCACGGCCACGGGGATCGAGGCGCCGACCGTGCTCGCCGCGCTGCGCGACGAGCTCCTCTCGACGCACGTGTCCTACGCCCGCGGCTGCGCGGTCGACGACGACGACCGTTCGCAGCTCGCGTCGGCGGTCGCCACCGCGCAGGGGGCCGACGTCGCCGTCCTCGTGGTGGGTGACCAGGCCGGGCTCTTCGGGCGCGGCACGGTGGGAGAGGGCTGCGACCGCGACGACCTCGAGCTGCCGGGCGTCCAGCGCGACCTCGTCGAGGCGGTCCTCGCGACCGGCACGCCCGTCGTCCTCGTCCTCGTCACCGGTCGGCCGTACGCGATCGGCTGGGCGGTCGAGCGGTGCGCCGCCGTCGTGCAGGCCTTCTTCCCCGGCCAGGAGGGTGCGGCCGCGGTCGCGGGCGTCCTGTCCGGTCGCGTCAACCCCTCCGGGCGTCTCCCGGTCAGCCTGCCCCGCTCCGCCGGTGCCCAACCCGCGTCGTACCTGCACCCGACCCTCGGAGGGGCGTCGTCGGTGAGCAACGTCGAGACCGCGCCGGTGCTGCCGTTCGGGCACGGGCTGTCGTACACGACGTTCGCCCACGACGCGCTCGACGTGCCCGCCCAGGTCCCCACCGGCGGCCGCCTGGACGTCTCGGTCCGGGTGCGCAACACGGGCGAGCGCGCCGGGACGGAGGTCGTCCAGCTGTACGCCCGCGACCTGGTCGCGTCCGTCACCCGGCCCGTCGCCCAGCTCCTGGGCTGGGCGCGCGTGCCGCTGGCGCCGGGGGAGTCCGCCGTCGTCCACCTGCAGGTGCCGACGACCCGGCTCGCGCTGTCCGACCGTCGCATGCACCGCGTCGTCGAGCCCGGCGACGTCGAGCTGTGGGTCGGCACGCCCGTCGAGCGGCGGGTCTGCGCCCGCGTCGAGCTCGTCGGCGGGGTCCACGAGGTCGGCACGGGCGACGAGCGCCTGTCGACGTCGCGCGTCGAGCGCGGCGCACCGGCGGGGGAGGGCTGA
- a CDS encoding carbohydrate ABC transporter permease, translated as MSATDQRPDTRASDGHRSGGGPAGTLDRAPRRRLGVSTVAVYLVAAVVTVATLAPVVYAVLGAFRSTGQITADPVGLPDPWISDNYVAVLTSDTFWRQALNSTVVATLTTVIAVGLGVMAAYALSRYQFRGREALYTFFTLGLLFPLTVAILPLFLLLRQMQLTDTTLGVALPQAAFALPMTVVILRPFLRALPDELEDAALVDGCGRLGFFWRIALPLSGPGLITVGVLAFVQSWNAYLLPLLVLGSPDAYTLPLGVATFSTQYTQDTAAVLAFTSLAMVPALVFFLLAQRRIVGGLTGAVKG; from the coding sequence ATGAGCGCCACCGACCAGCGTCCCGACACCCGCGCCTCCGACGGGCACCGCTCCGGCGGCGGACCCGCGGGCACGCTCGACCGGGCCCCGCGCCGCCGCCTCGGCGTCTCGACCGTCGCCGTCTACCTCGTGGCCGCGGTCGTCACCGTCGCGACCCTCGCCCCGGTCGTGTACGCCGTCCTCGGCGCCTTCCGCTCCACGGGGCAGATCACGGCGGACCCCGTCGGGCTGCCGGACCCGTGGATCAGCGACAACTACGTCGCCGTCCTCACCTCGGACACGTTCTGGCGCCAGGCGCTCAACTCGACCGTCGTCGCGACGCTCACGACCGTCATCGCGGTCGGCCTCGGTGTCATGGCCGCCTACGCCCTGTCGCGCTACCAGTTCCGTGGCCGTGAGGCGCTCTACACGTTCTTCACCCTCGGGCTGCTCTTCCCGCTGACCGTCGCGATCCTCCCGCTGTTCCTCCTGCTGCGGCAGATGCAACTGACGGACACGACGCTCGGGGTCGCGCTGCCGCAGGCGGCGTTCGCCCTGCCCATGACGGTCGTCATCCTCCGGCCGTTCCTGCGGGCGCTGCCGGACGAGCTGGAGGACGCCGCGCTCGTCGACGGCTGCGGCCGGCTCGGCTTCTTCTGGCGCATCGCGCTGCCGCTGTCGGGGCCCGGGCTCATCACGGTCGGGGTCCTCGCCTTCGTCCAGTCGTGGAACGCCTACCTGCTGCCCCTGCTCGTGCTCGGCAGCCCGGACGCGTACACGCTCCCGCTGGGGGTCGCGACGTTCTCCACGCAGTACACGCAGGACACCGCCGCGGTCCTCGCCTTCACGTCGCTGGCGATGGTCCCCGCCCTGGTGTTCTTCCTCCTCGCTCAACGCCGCATCGTCGGTGGGCTCACCGGGGCGGTGAAGGGATGA